From Alienimonas californiensis, a single genomic window includes:
- a CDS encoding DUF1559 domain-containing protein yields the protein MFLRNSSAGTSSPQTRRSGFTLIELLVVIAIIAILVSLLLPAVQQAREAARRSQCQNNLKQLGLALHNYHSTYKEFPLYGGGTGATTTLPGGGTTDGNDLYLSPLVSILPYMDQTALWNQISKPYDKNGDGTVDFPAMGPRVWTTYDPWLTQVTTYLCPSDGGDASNSWGDTNYAFNLGDNGNASGSSGSVARGTWVRRSTLGMRDLRDGTVNTILMGEIGVANGTLAFQSGWLSDVSGMNFGSGPSNIGDACFTSPSVVDPNEPGFYTDPGVYSGDSGPLVYTSGSNRGRGARWNGAYAPMTGFMTIVPPNGPSCNSGNGVGLTSDGVFSAGSYHTGGAQFVFGDGSVKFISETIDTGNLNAALKTSGKSPYGTWGALGTRNGGEVVDEY from the coding sequence ATGTTCCTCCGTAACTCCTCTGCGGGAACCAGCTCGCCGCAGACGCGGCGCTCCGGCTTCACGCTGATCGAACTGCTGGTGGTCATCGCGATCATCGCGATCCTGGTTTCCCTGCTGCTGCCCGCCGTACAGCAGGCCCGGGAGGCCGCCCGCCGCAGTCAGTGCCAGAACAACCTCAAGCAACTCGGCCTGGCCCTGCACAACTACCACAGCACCTATAAGGAGTTCCCGCTCTACGGCGGGGGCACTGGCGCCACGACCACCCTGCCCGGCGGCGGCACCACTGACGGGAACGATCTGTACCTGAGCCCGCTGGTCTCGATCCTGCCGTACATGGATCAGACGGCGCTCTGGAACCAGATCAGCAAACCGTACGACAAGAACGGCGACGGCACGGTCGATTTTCCCGCCATGGGACCGCGGGTCTGGACGACCTACGACCCCTGGCTCACGCAGGTGACCACCTATCTCTGCCCGTCCGACGGCGGCGACGCCAGCAACAGCTGGGGCGACACCAACTACGCCTTCAACCTGGGCGACAACGGCAACGCCAGCGGTTCCAGCGGTTCCGTCGCCCGCGGGACGTGGGTCCGCCGCAGCACCCTCGGCATGCGGGATCTGCGGGACGGCACCGTCAACACCATCTTGATGGGCGAGATCGGCGTGGCGAACGGCACCCTGGCCTTCCAGTCCGGCTGGCTCTCGGACGTCAGCGGGATGAACTTCGGCAGCGGGCCCTCCAACATCGGCGACGCCTGCTTCACGAGCCCCTCCGTCGTCGATCCCAACGAACCGGGCTTCTACACCGACCCCGGCGTCTACTCCGGCGACAGCGGCCCGCTGGTGTACACCAGCGGCAGCAACCGCGGCCGTGGCGCCCGCTGGAACGGCGCCTACGCCCCGATGACCGGGTTCATGACGATCGTCCCCCCCAACGGGCCGTCCTGTAACTCCGGCAACGGCGTCGGGCTGACCTCCGACGGCGTGTTCTCCGCCGGCAGCTACCACACCGGCGGCGCCCAGTTCGTCTTCGGCGACGGCTCCGTGAAGTTCATCAGCGAAACGATCGACACCGGCAACCTCAACGCCGCCCTTAAGACGAGCGGCAAGAGCCCCTACGGCACCTGGGGCGCCCTGGGCACCCGCAACGGCGGCGAAGTCGTCGACGAGTACTGA
- a CDS encoding DUF1501 domain-containing protein, which yields MFAPHAHLSPAPGRAARGTFTRRRFLRDLSMYSAAGAGALSLGGSLPFGAALAADAEGMRKRGKAIIVLWMAGAPSQFETFSPKPDHENGGGTETVATAVPGVAFAEGWENMAKAAGDLAVIRSMTNNEGNHQRASYQLHTGYAPTGSVRHPSVAAGVVQQIAPEALNLPASVTIGGARGGELYGGGFLGVQYDPLNVGRAGQLPPNVRPAAGELNERRVRDRLALMNKLDGSFAKRGGGSVVRNHREIYRQASDLMLDPHLDVFTLDDEPQSLKDRYGDTDFGRGCLLARRLVESGVTYVEVRMGGWDTHDDNFNRVAANAAQVDPAFSALLADLKERGLLDDTLVLWTGEFGRTPKVNARGGRDHFPKAFNSVLAGGGVRGGQVIGATTADGMTVAERPVTVDDLLRSCCHALGVDADHEHLSPLGRPLRVVDKGEVVEELFA from the coding sequence ATGTTCGCTCCGCACGCTCACCTTTCCCCCGCCCCCGGTCGCGCCGCCCGCGGGACGTTCACCCGTCGTCGGTTCCTGCGGGACCTGTCGATGTACTCCGCCGCCGGGGCCGGGGCGCTGTCGCTGGGCGGATCGCTCCCGTTCGGGGCGGCGCTGGCCGCGGACGCCGAGGGGATGCGGAAGCGCGGCAAGGCGATCATCGTGCTCTGGATGGCCGGGGCGCCCAGCCAGTTCGAGACCTTCTCCCCCAAGCCGGACCACGAGAACGGCGGCGGCACGGAGACCGTCGCCACCGCGGTCCCCGGCGTGGCCTTCGCCGAGGGCTGGGAGAACATGGCGAAGGCGGCGGGCGACCTGGCGGTCATCCGCTCCATGACCAACAACGAGGGCAACCACCAGCGGGCCAGCTATCAGCTGCACACCGGCTACGCTCCCACCGGCAGCGTGCGGCACCCGTCGGTCGCGGCGGGCGTCGTCCAGCAGATCGCCCCGGAGGCGTTGAACCTGCCGGCGTCCGTCACCATCGGCGGCGCGCGGGGCGGGGAGCTGTACGGCGGCGGGTTCCTCGGCGTGCAGTACGACCCGCTGAACGTCGGCCGGGCCGGGCAGCTCCCGCCGAACGTCCGCCCCGCGGCCGGCGAGCTGAACGAACGCCGCGTGCGGGACCGTCTGGCCCTGATGAACAAGCTGGACGGCTCCTTCGCCAAGCGCGGCGGCGGCTCCGTGGTGCGGAACCACCGCGAGATCTACCGCCAGGCGAGCGACCTGATGCTCGACCCGCACCTGGACGTCTTCACCCTCGACGACGAACCGCAGAGCCTGAAGGACCGCTACGGCGACACGGATTTCGGCCGCGGCTGCCTGCTGGCCCGCCGGCTGGTCGAGTCCGGCGTGACCTACGTGGAAGTCCGCATGGGCGGCTGGGACACCCACGACGACAACTTCAACCGCGTCGCCGCCAACGCCGCCCAAGTGGACCCGGCGTTCAGCGCCCTTCTCGCCGACCTGAAGGAGCGCGGCCTGCTGGACGACACGCTGGTGTTGTGGACCGGCGAGTTCGGCCGCACCCCCAAGGTGAACGCCCGCGGCGGCCGCGACCACTTCCCCAAGGCCTTCAACAGCGTGCTGGCCGGCGGCGGGGTGCGGGGCGGACAGGTGATCGGCGCCACCACCGCCGACGGCATGACCGTCGCCGAGCGCCCGGTCACGGTCGACGACCTGCTGCGGAGCTGCTGTCACGCCCTGGGCGTGGACGCCGACCACGAGCACCTCTCCCCGCTGGGCCGCCCGCTGCGGGTCGTCGACAAGGGCGAGGTGGTCGAGGAACTGTTCGCCTGA
- a CDS encoding YHYH protein: MLRSRPSLSAVALAGGALVGGAALIAAQPPGGGPPGRTHTITQSNGKPDLVPATERPPGKARVAISERGESRVIFTAGLPDHLVGAFPNRGNPNQIATRRTTYRVPLNPEPADRVTEGGPAVFGIAVNGVVFDPGAAEFYGEGGGPGGPGGRPDGPGGRPPFPPPGGRGGFGPPNGGPPGGGGPGGGGPGGGGPGGGGPGGQAGGQAGGERWQYEALSGAVPLGLDANHAHVQPTGAYHYHGLPTGLLENLGWRAGSHSPLIGWAADGFPIYAKTGFADLQDADSAVKTLRSSYRLKQGNRSDGPGQPGGAYDGTFTADYEYVEDEGDLDECNGRQCVTPEFPDGTYAYFLTDDWPVIPRQFRGTPSRDFLRGPQQGGR, encoded by the coding sequence ATGCTCCGCTCTCGTCCCTCCCTCTCCGCCGTCGCCCTTGCCGGGGGAGCGCTCGTCGGGGGGGCCGCGTTGATCGCCGCCCAGCCGCCCGGCGGCGGCCCGCCGGGGCGGACGCACACGATTACCCAGTCGAACGGCAAACCGGACCTCGTCCCCGCCACCGAGCGGCCGCCGGGCAAGGCCCGCGTGGCGATCTCGGAGCGGGGCGAGTCCCGCGTCATCTTCACCGCCGGTCTGCCGGACCACCTCGTCGGCGCGTTCCCGAACCGCGGGAACCCGAACCAGATCGCGACGCGGCGGACGACCTACCGGGTGCCGCTGAACCCGGAGCCCGCCGACCGCGTTACCGAAGGCGGCCCGGCGGTGTTCGGCATCGCGGTGAACGGCGTGGTCTTCGACCCCGGCGCCGCGGAGTTCTACGGCGAAGGCGGCGGTCCGGGCGGTCCCGGCGGTCGCCCCGACGGCCCCGGCGGACGCCCCCCCTTCCCCCCGCCCGGCGGCCGCGGTGGCTTCGGCCCCCCGAACGGCGGCCCCCCCGGCGGCGGCGGTCCCGGCGGCGGCGGTCCCGGCGGCGGCGGTCCCGGCGGCGGCGGTCCCGGCGGGCAGGCCGGCGGGCAGGCCGGCGGGGAGCGGTGGCAGTACGAGGCGCTCTCCGGCGCTGTCCCGCTGGGACTGGACGCCAACCACGCCCACGTTCAGCCGACCGGCGCCTACCACTATCACGGCTTGCCGACCGGGTTGTTGGAGAACCTCGGCTGGCGGGCCGGGTCGCACTCCCCGCTGATCGGCTGGGCGGCGGACGGCTTCCCCATCTACGCCAAAACCGGCTTCGCCGACCTGCAGGACGCCGACTCTGCGGTGAAGACTTTGCGAAGCAGCTATCGCCTAAAACAGGGCAATCGCTCCGACGGCCCCGGCCAGCCCGGCGGCGCCTACGACGGCACCTTCACGGCGGACTATGAGTACGTCGAGGACGAGGGGGATCTGGACGAGTGCAACGGCCGGCAGTGCGTGACGCCGGAGTTCCCGGACGGCACGTACGCCTACTTCCTCACCGACGACTGGCCCGTCATCCCCCGCCAGTTCCGCGGCACGCCCTCCCGCGATTTCCTCCGCGGCCCGCAACAGGGCGGTCGGTGA
- a CDS encoding DUF1559 domain-containing protein has protein sequence MITSPKSPRAPRQSGFTLIELLVVIAIIAILVSLLLPAVQQAREAARRSTCQNNLKNLGLALHNYHSTYKTFPIWRGGTQDGNSNNSNQGNLSPLVSLLPYMDQTALWNQISKPLSLNVNGSTRSTPWPPMGPAVWRTNYLPWRTQVASYLCPSDGSNSGNVIGDTNYAFNLGDNGRAANTGNLSQARGPWVNRKSLGLRDLKDGTTSTLLMGEVGVGNGTLTFQSGWMSTVSGMDFSAGGPSNVKTACVESESVIDPSEPGFYAPGTAKTSGDTGPLVYVGGARARGARWSGAYAPISGFMTIIPPNGPSCNTGEGNQLNYNGVYTAGSYHTGGAQFVFGDGSVTFISEGIDTGDLNAAMKRSGKSNYGTWGGLGTRRGGETVEDY, from the coding sequence GTGATTACCTCACCGAAGTCGCCGCGTGCGCCGAGACAATCCGGCTTCACGCTGATCGAACTGCTGGTGGTCATCGCGATCATCGCCATCCTGGTTTCCCTGCTGCTGCCCGCCGTCCAGCAGGCCCGCGAAGCGGCCCGCCGCAGCACGTGTCAGAACAACCTCAAGAACCTCGGCCTGGCCCTGCACAACTACCACAGCACCTATAAGACCTTCCCGATCTGGCGCGGCGGCACTCAAGACGGCAACTCCAACAACTCCAACCAGGGCAACCTCAGCCCGTTGGTCTCGCTACTGCCGTACATGGATCAGACGGCTCTGTGGAACCAGATCAGCAAGCCGCTGTCCCTGAACGTGAACGGCAGCACGCGCAGCACGCCGTGGCCGCCGATGGGCCCGGCGGTCTGGCGGACGAACTACCTGCCCTGGCGGACGCAGGTGGCGAGCTACCTGTGCCCGTCCGACGGCAGCAACTCGGGCAATGTCATCGGCGATACGAATTACGCCTTTAACCTCGGGGACAACGGCCGCGCCGCCAACACCGGCAACCTGTCGCAGGCCCGCGGCCCGTGGGTGAATCGTAAGAGCCTCGGTCTCCGCGATCTGAAGGACGGCACCACCAGCACGCTCCTGATGGGCGAGGTCGGCGTCGGGAACGGCACGCTCACGTTCCAGTCCGGCTGGATGTCGACCGTCAGCGGGATGGACTTCAGCGCCGGCGGCCCGTCGAACGTCAAAACCGCCTGCGTCGAAAGCGAGAGCGTCATCGATCCCAGCGAACCGGGCTTCTACGCCCCCGGGACCGCCAAGACCAGCGGAGACACCGGCCCACTGGTTTACGTCGGCGGCGCTCGTGCCCGCGGCGCCCGCTGGTCCGGCGCCTACGCCCCGATCAGCGGGTTCATGACGATCATCCCGCCCAACGGCCCCTCCTGTAACACTGGCGAGGGGAACCAACTGAACTACAACGGCGTTTACACCGCCGGCAGCTACCACACCGGCGGCGCCCAGTTCGTGTTCGGCGACGGCTCGGTGACCTTCATCAGCGAGGGGATCGACACCGGCGATCTGAACGCCGCGATGAAGCGCTCCGGCAAGAGCAACTACGGCACCTGGGGCGGTCTCGGCACCCGCCGCGGCGGCGAGACGGTCGAGGACTATTGA
- a CDS encoding ankyrin repeat domain-containing protein: MPKRPAPADRRGAFDTWGDSTWEALLVRPLPEQGGGRDPAGALAACAGVGAIERDVTDAVLAGEWVPPQGEWALLVVPRAGGWATLVSNGWAEELIERRLGDFRGETLVTGAYDTAGVLVVRHRRHEGGATAEAATFVTDGVRWDEPAPDDDPDDPQGEGDTSLSGERFPPAAAAAWLAERASVKDAHDTLLRDADAYVPGLFFARDGGVGNSGRLVAGYGHEDALSPEFVERVDVVRFGPVQTTPLDEAAGRRLEAAVGRGDVRAARRALAAGATVGTLPGSRHTAVWLCLNAMSEFDAPDRAALAEIVGLLLDAGADVNARPRDAASPVELLLTTEFVQSRATRTRSRNRLDALALLDWLIDAGLKVDAVSFGRSMYGPRPLHAAASQNRPAFVRALLDRGADPRLADDRGLTPGAALRAQLEAGARRTWAPNHVPLERALAEHAEVLALLDAAAAA; encoded by the coding sequence ATGCCGAAGCGACCCGCCCCCGCCGACCGCCGCGGCGCCTTCGACACCTGGGGCGACTCCACGTGGGAAGCCCTGCTCGTCCGCCCGCTGCCCGAGCAGGGCGGCGGCCGCGACCCGGCGGGGGCTCTCGCCGCCTGTGCCGGCGTGGGGGCGATCGAGCGGGACGTGACCGACGCGGTTCTGGCCGGCGAGTGGGTCCCGCCGCAGGGGGAGTGGGCGTTGCTGGTCGTGCCGCGGGCCGGCGGCTGGGCGACGTTGGTCTCGAACGGGTGGGCCGAGGAACTGATCGAGCGACGCCTGGGGGACTTCCGCGGCGAAACGCTGGTGACCGGCGCCTACGACACGGCCGGCGTGCTGGTCGTCCGCCACCGCCGGCACGAGGGCGGGGCGACCGCGGAGGCGGCGACATTCGTCACCGACGGCGTCCGCTGGGACGAACCGGCCCCGGACGACGACCCCGACGACCCGCAGGGCGAGGGCGACACGTCGCTGTCCGGCGAGCGGTTCCCTCCGGCCGCCGCCGCGGCGTGGCTGGCGGAACGCGCCTCCGTGAAGGACGCCCACGACACGCTGCTCCGCGACGCGGACGCCTACGTGCCCGGCCTGTTCTTCGCCCGGGACGGCGGCGTCGGCAACTCCGGCCGGCTGGTCGCGGGTTACGGGCACGAGGACGCCCTCTCGCCGGAGTTCGTCGAACGGGTCGACGTGGTCCGGTTTGGACCGGTGCAGACGACCCCGCTGGACGAAGCGGCCGGCCGGCGGCTCGAAGCGGCGGTCGGCCGCGGCGACGTGCGGGCCGCCCGGCGGGCACTGGCCGCCGGGGCGACGGTCGGAACGCTGCCCGGCTCCCGCCATACAGCCGTGTGGCTGTGCCTGAATGCAATGAGCGAGTTCGACGCCCCGGACCGGGCGGCGCTGGCGGAGATCGTCGGCCTGCTGTTGGACGCTGGCGCCGACGTGAACGCACGGCCCCGCGACGCCGCCTCCCCCGTCGAACTGCTGCTCACGACGGAGTTCGTCCAGTCCCGCGCGACCCGCACGCGGAGCCGCAACCGGCTCGACGCCCTCGCGCTGCTGGACTGGCTGATCGACGCCGGATTGAAGGTGGACGCGGTATCCTTCGGCCGCAGCATGTACGGCCCGCGCCCGCTGCACGCCGCCGCGTCGCAGAATCGCCCGGCGTTCGTGCGGGCGCTGCTCGATCGCGGCGCCGACCCGCGACTCGCGGACGATCGCGGCCTCACCCCTGGGGCGGCGCTGCGGGCGCAACTGGAGGCCGGAGCCCGACGCACCTGGGCGCCGAATCACGTCCCGCTGGAGCGGGCGCTGGCGGAACACGCGGAGGTCCTCGCCCTGCTAGACGCCGCCGCGGCCGCGTGA
- a CDS encoding sulfatase-like hydrolase/transferase: protein MIAVPALLAAAVLAPGAPDEAPPTDRRPNVVVVFIDDLGWADFSCFHDRADVRPAIAARPTEARTPNVDRLAAEGLRFGRFYVNSPICSPSRTALTTGQYPQRWSIGSYLAHRQLNADRGVANWLDPAAPTLPRLLQAAGYRTGHFGKWHMGGQRDVAEAPLIPEYGFDESLTNFEGLGPRVLPLLDAYDGSKPKPHALGSDTLGRGPIRWENRDDVTAAFVADALTFVDEAQAAGEPFYLNLWPDDVHTPLFPPAARRGDGSKGELYRGVLKTMDAQLGLLFDRIRHDDALRENTLILVCSDNGPERGAGSAGPLRGLKAMLYEGGVRSPLVVWGPGLVEPAAVNSFNGDSLFSACDLVPSLLTICGVELEDGPGFDGENLADVLLGRANRSRTEPLFFRRPPDRDRYFGVDDLPDLAVLDGAAGSSDGSSPVGPRWKLLCEYDGSQAQLYDLAADPGETTDLAAAHPAVRARLRDAVVAWHESLPPDHGETFGD, encoded by the coding sequence ATGATCGCGGTCCCCGCCCTGCTCGCCGCCGCCGTTCTCGCCCCGGGCGCCCCGGACGAGGCGCCGCCGACGGACCGGCGGCCGAACGTCGTCGTCGTGTTCATCGACGACTTGGGCTGGGCGGACTTCTCCTGCTTCCACGACCGGGCCGACGTGCGGCCGGCGATCGCGGCCCGACCGACCGAAGCCCGCACGCCGAACGTCGACCGCCTCGCCGCGGAGGGGCTGCGGTTCGGGCGGTTCTACGTCAACTCGCCGATCTGTTCCCCCTCCCGCACGGCGCTGACGACCGGGCAGTACCCGCAGCGGTGGTCGATCGGCTCCTACCTGGCCCACCGCCAACTCAACGCCGACCGCGGGGTCGCGAACTGGCTCGACCCCGCCGCCCCCACCCTGCCCCGGCTGCTCCAGGCGGCCGGCTATCGCACCGGGCACTTCGGCAAGTGGCACATGGGCGGCCAGCGGGACGTGGCCGAGGCCCCGCTGATCCCCGAATACGGCTTCGACGAGAGCCTGACGAACTTCGAGGGCCTCGGCCCCCGCGTGCTGCCGCTCTTGGACGCCTACGACGGCTCCAAGCCGAAGCCGCACGCCCTCGGCTCCGACACGCTCGGCCGCGGCCCGATCCGCTGGGAAAACCGGGACGACGTGACCGCCGCCTTCGTCGCCGACGCCCTGACGTTCGTCGACGAGGCCCAGGCCGCCGGGGAGCCGTTCTATCTGAACCTCTGGCCGGACGACGTGCACACCCCGCTGTTCCCGCCCGCCGCCCGCCGCGGGGACGGGTCGAAGGGGGAGCTTTATCGGGGCGTCTTAAAGACGATGGACGCCCAACTCGGGTTGCTGTTCGACCGCATCCGCCACGACGACGCCCTGCGGGAGAACACGCTGATCCTCGTTTGTTCCGACAACGGTCCGGAGCGCGGGGCGGGGTCCGCCGGGCCGTTGCGGGGTCTCAAAGCGATGCTGTACGAGGGCGGCGTCCGCAGCCCGCTGGTCGTCTGGGGGCCGGGGTTGGTCGAGCCGGCGGCCGTGAATTCGTTCAACGGCGACAGCCTGTTCTCCGCCTGCGACCTCGTCCCCTCGCTGCTGACGATCTGCGGGGTGGAACTGGAGGACGGCCCCGGCTTCGACGGGGAAAACCTCGCCGACGTACTGCTGGGCCGGGCGAACCGCTCCCGGACCGAACCGCTGTTCTTCCGCCGCCCGCCGGACCGCGACCGCTATTTCGGGGTGGACGACCTGCCGGACCTGGCCGTGCTCGACGGCGCCGCAGGGTCCTCCGACGGCAGTTCGCCCGTCGGCCCCCGCTGGAAGCTGCTGTGCGAATACGACGGCTCGCAGGCCCAGCTGTACGACCTCGCCGCGGACCCCGGCGAGACGACCGACCTCGCCGCCGCCCACCCCGCCGTGAGAGCCCGACTGCGGGACGCGGTCGTCGCCTGGCACGAATCGCTGCCGCCGGACCACGGCGAGACCTTCGGCGACTGA
- a CDS encoding H-X9-DG-CTERM domain-containing protein has protein sequence MSAGSYHTGGAQFVMADGSVTFLSETIDTGSGAGKGLTSPPKTSGKSPYGTWGALGTRDGGETVDDY, from the coding sequence ATGTCCGCCGGCAGCTACCACACCGGCGGCGCCCAGTTCGTGATGGCGGACGGCTCCGTGACGTTCCTCTCCGAGACGATCGACACCGGCTCCGGCGCCGGCAAGGGCCTGACCTCGCCCCCGAAGACCAGCGGCAAAAGCCCTTACGGCACCTGGGGCGCCCTGGGCACCCGTGACGGCGGCGAAACCGTCGACGATTACTGA
- a CDS encoding M20 metallopeptidase family protein, with translation MSSRPLRSRRFLLLAGALGALGSSLPAAEPADAPAGSPTGSPTGSPAAWADAQLPALLDLYRHLHSHPELSNEETATAARLAEEWRAAGYEVTTGVGGTGVVGVLRNPPADGGEGPTVMFRCDLDALPVSEATGLPFASQVTVERPGGGTTGVMHACGHDVHMTSVTGAGRYFAEHKDQWSGTAMLIAQPAEEIGAGARAMLADGLFERFPRPDYAVALHVTPNAAAGTIETLAGYSLANVDSVDITFHGRGGHGAQPHATQDPIVMAAEFILSAQAIVAREVKPTDPAVVTVGSIHAGSKHNIIPDEATLQLTVRSYSEAVRTQLIAAIERRAKAAAAAAGAEPPTVSSSEGTPSLYNDPALTARLTAVFQQELGAEAVGTGEPSMGGEDFSRYGKAGVPILMYRLGAVAPRDLMRYEKAGVEPPSLHSATFAPDAETCLPIGVRTLVAAGLDLLNAP, from the coding sequence GTGTCGTCCCGACCGCTTCGCTCCCGCCGGTTCCTGCTGTTGGCGGGGGCGCTGGGGGCGCTCGGTTCGTCGCTGCCCGCCGCGGAGCCCGCGGACGCCCCCGCCGGCAGCCCGACCGGCAGCCCGACCGGCAGCCCCGCCGCCTGGGCGGACGCGCAGTTGCCGGCCCTGCTGGATCTTTACCGCCATCTGCACAGCCATCCGGAGCTGTCGAACGAAGAGACGGCCACCGCCGCCCGGCTGGCCGAGGAATGGCGGGCCGCCGGGTATGAGGTGACGACGGGCGTCGGTGGCACCGGCGTGGTGGGCGTCCTGCGGAATCCCCCGGCCGACGGCGGCGAGGGGCCGACGGTGATGTTCCGCTGCGACCTGGACGCCCTGCCGGTCAGCGAGGCGACCGGGCTGCCGTTCGCCTCGCAGGTGACCGTGGAGCGGCCCGGCGGCGGGACGACCGGCGTGATGCACGCCTGCGGGCACGACGTCCACATGACCAGCGTGACCGGCGCCGGTCGGTACTTCGCCGAGCACAAAGACCAGTGGTCCGGCACGGCGATGCTGATCGCCCAACCCGCCGAGGAGATCGGCGCCGGCGCCCGGGCGATGCTGGCCGACGGGCTGTTCGAGCGGTTCCCCAGGCCGGACTACGCCGTCGCCCTGCACGTCACGCCCAACGCCGCCGCCGGCACGATCGAGACGCTGGCCGGCTACAGCCTCGCCAACGTGGACAGCGTCGACATCACCTTCCACGGCCGCGGCGGGCACGGGGCCCAGCCGCACGCGACGCAGGACCCGATCGTGATGGCGGCGGAGTTCATCCTCTCCGCCCAGGCGATCGTCGCCCGGGAGGTGAAGCCGACGGACCCGGCGGTGGTCACGGTCGGTTCGATTCACGCCGGGTCGAAGCACAATATCATCCCGGACGAGGCCACGCTGCAACTGACGGTCCGCAGCTACTCCGAGGCGGTCCGGACGCAGCTGATCGCCGCGATTGAACGCCGGGCGAAGGCCGCCGCCGCCGCCGCGGGAGCCGAACCGCCGACGGTGAGTTCCTCCGAGGGCACCCCGTCGCTGTACAACGACCCGGCGCTGACCGCGCGGCTGACGGCGGTGTTCCAGCAGGAACTGGGCGCCGAGGCGGTGGGGACCGGGGAGCCGTCGATGGGCGGGGAGGATTTCAGTCGGTACGGGAAAGCCGGCGTGCCGATCCTGATGTACCGCCTCGGCGCCGTGGCCCCCCGCGATTTGATGCGATACGAGAAGGCCGGCGTGGAGCCGCCGAGCCTGCACTCGGCGACCTTCGCCCCGGACGCCGAAACCTGCCTGCCGATCGGCGTGCGGACGCTGGTCGCCGCCGGGCTGGACCTGCTCAACGCCCCCTGA